The following are encoded in a window of Anser cygnoides isolate HZ-2024a breed goose chromosome 33, Taihu_goose_T2T_genome, whole genome shotgun sequence genomic DNA:
- the DENND4B gene encoding DENN domain-containing protein 4B isoform X2 yields MSDEKPPQLVDYFVVAGLTDASRPLEDENQQQRPARPSEPITDVAVIIRSQGEEVPHGFTCIETTTSGHPVDLNAGLLNNPQMFICYKRGRDKLPLIELGVHYEGKDRPKPGYTILDTTPYSRSANLNSGGPGHQRTFLVYRRAAEPQGHNALGVTDICLIMPSKGESTPHTFCRVDKNLNTSMWGPALFLCYKIAMAKANTLVYEAGLLGRYPEQDSESFPLPESVPVFCLPMGATIESWPADTKYPLPVFSTFVLTGASGDKVYGAAIQFHEAFARERLSEKQRLRLGLLSVVDRRPIGGRSVQTRKSICVLSHWPFFDVFRKFLMFIYRYSISGPHVLPLETHISHFMHNVPFPSPQRPRILVQMSPYDNLLLCQPVSSPLPLSGASFLTLLQNLGADNAVTLLVAVLTEQKLLIHSLRPDVLTSVGEALVSMIFPLRWQCPYIPLCPLALADVLSAPVPFVVGIHSSYFDLHEPPKDVIFIDLDTNNIFQSEERKLLSPRALPRRPCKVLLASLHSLSQQLHEMYNKPVEEASLEFLLTDYDLVYGRRKQLELEIRAAFLRFMACLLKGYRSFLQPIAPAPPEKSRETASLFLLQGFLKSRERAYQKFYGQLLRTQLFTQFIEDCSFASDRYTCLEFFDSCVDKVQVELEKPEDVPLMELDDSHGSEHTVFIMPPEEPTGPDGSELPASYCYDGFPTLRPELLEPAQDLLMAQLCQARSSAPSSPAPRRTKQEMKVAQRVAQKYFGVPDMWAKCLLGHCYGLWFIYLPTHVRAAPSKVRALQLAYEVLRKMETHKVVLPDEVCYRILMQLCGQYGEPVLSVRVLLEMKRAGIVPNTITYGYYNKAVLESKWPASTQGGRLRWAKLRNVVLGAAQFRQPLRQRQRQAELQEPPAPPRPRAALQRQTTWAGRSLRDPPAAPQLVKSGSLSFPRAEATTLEAGVGQMLRALGAPEPPRVRDAAPASAEGSLSDVSFATDESERADEAGAAGAGGGRREAESGGTPRRGLAAKLQQLLSPGKRPSPRHAADGHGGPRDGGGTEQRDRDPPQRRSPMDTLLHPRERPESTASESSVSLGSEFDFSETSLGSHKAAEPPGDVAQEPPAVEVLLSSCSRCQGCGSLVYDEEVMAGWTSDDSNLNTTCPFCDRAFVPFLSIEILDFQQAPSGAEDGSVPAPATQGPVLSDRHRCLALDDGEQEPGPPPGLCNGCAEQAARGPPRRQERVAFAYLSPLVLRKELESLVENEGSECLAQAALVDSHPILYWNLLWYFQRLGLPSNLPRLLLGSQHVAAPPQAQPPDAAASVGVRLLWDVLVPEPDSVPPLYVLWRFHSNVPSRLQAWQHREHPFSLAFLEAVLRHVGLSEVHKAIALFLDTPPAHGGPRHTQRSIYREILFLMLAALGREHTDIAAFDKKYKSAYAKLAGSLGKEELRRRRAQPPSSKAIDCRKSFGATLEC; encoded by the exons ATGTCGGACGAGAAGCCCCCGCAGCTGGTGGACTACTTCGTGGTGGCCGGACTGACGGACGCCTCGCGGCCGCTGGAGGACGAGAACCAGCagcagcgcccggcccggcccagcgAGCCCATCACCGACGTGGCCGTCATCATCCGCTCGCAGGGCGAGGAGGTGCCGCACGGCTTCACCTGCATCGAGACCACCACCTCGGGGCACCCCGTGGACCTCAACGCCGGGCTGCTCAACAACCCGCAGATGTTCATCTGCTACAAGCGGGGCCGGGACAAGCTGCCCCTCATCGAGCTGGG GGTGCACTACGAGGGGAAGGACCGTCCCAAGCCGGGCTACACCATCCTGGACACGACGCCCTACAGCCGCTCGGCCAACCTCAACTCGGGGGGCCCGGGGCACCAGCGCACCTTCCTGGTGTACCGGCGGGCGGCCGAGCCCCAGGGCCACAACGCGCTGGGGGTGACCGACATCTGCCTCATCATGCCCAGCAAGGGCGAGAGCACCCCGCACACCTTCTGCCGCGTGGACAAGAACCTCAACACCAGCATG TGGGGCCCGGCCTTGTTCCTGTGCTACAAGATCGCCATGGCCAAGGCCAACACGCTGGTGTACGAAGCAG GGCTGCTGGGGCGCTACCCCGAGCAGGACAGCGAGTCCTTCCCGCTGCCCGAGTCCGTGCCCGTCTTCTGCCTGCCCATGGGCGCCACCATCGAGAGCTGGCCGGCCGACACCAAGTACCCGCTGCCCGTCTTCTCCACCTTCGTGCTGACCGGCGCCTCGGGCGACAAG GTCTACGGGGCCGCCATCCAGTTCCACGAAGCCTTCGCCCGCGAGCGGCTGTCGGAGAAGCAGCGGCTGCGGCTGGGGCTGCTGAGCGTGGTGGACCGGCGGCCCATCGGCGGCCGCTCGGTGCAGACCCGCAAGAGCATCTGCGTCCTCTCCCACTGGCCCTTCTTCGACGTCTTCCGCAAGTTCCTCATGTTCATCTACCGCTACTCCATCTCGGGGCCCCACGTGCTGCCCCTGGAGAC GCACATCTCGCACTTCATGCACAACGTCCCCTTCCcgtccccgcagcgcccgcgCATCCTGGTGCAG ATGTCCCCGTACGACaacctgctgctgtgccagcccGTGTCCTCCCCGCTGCCGCTCAG cgGGGCCAGCTTCCTGACGCTGCTGCAGAACCTGGGTGCCGACAACGCGGTGACGCTGCTGGTGGCCGTGCTGACCGAGCAGAAGCTGCTCATCCACTCGCTGCGCCCCGACGTGCTCACCAGCGTGGGCGAAGCCCTGGTCTCG aTGATCTTCCCCCTGCGCTGGCAGTGCCCCTACATCCCGCTGTGCCCGCTGGCGCTGGCTGACGTGCTGAGTGCCCCCGTGCCCTTCGTTGTAGGCATCCACTCCAGCTACTTCGACCTCCACGAGCCCCCCAAGGACGTCATCTTCATCGACCTGGACACCAACAACATCTTCCA gagcgaGGAGCGCAAGCTGCTGTCCCCGCGGGCGCTGCCCCGCCGGCCCTGCAAGGTGCTGCTGGCCTCGCTGCACAGcctgtcccagcagctgcacGAGA TGTACAACAAGCCTGTGGAGGAGGCGTCGCTGGAGTTCCTGCTGACCGACTACGACCTGGTGTACGGGCGGCgcaagcagctggagctggagatCCGGGCGGCGTTCCTGCGCTTCATGGCCTGCCTGCTCAAGGGCTACCgctccttcctgcagcccatcgcccccgcgccccccgagAAGAGCCGCGAGACCGCCAGCCTCTTCCTGCTGCAgg gcttCCTGAAGTCGCGGGAGCGGGCCTACCAGAAGTTCTACGGGCAGCTGCTGCGCACGCAGCTCTTCACGCAGTTCATCGAGGACTGCTCCTTCGCCAGCGACCGCTACACCTGCCTCGAGTTCTTCGACAGCTGCGTGGACAAG gtgcaggtgGAGCTGGAGAAGCCGGAGGACGTCCCCTTGATGGAGCTGGACGACTCGCACGGCAGCGAGCACACCGTCTTCATCATGCCCCCCGAGGAGCCCACCGGCCCCGACGGCAGCGAGCTGCCCGCCTCCTACTG ctacGACGGCTTCCCCACGCTGCGCCCCGAGCTGCTGGAGCCCGCGCAGGACCTGCTGATGGCGCAGCTGTGCCAGGCGCGGAGCAGCGCGCccagcagcccggccccgcgccggaCCAAGCAG GAGATGAAGGTGGCCCAGCGCGTGGCGCAGAAGTACTTCGGGGTGCCCGACATGTGGGCCAAGTGCCTGCTGGGCCACTGCTACGGGCTGTGGTTCATCTACCTGCCCACCCACGTGCGCGCCGCCCCCTCCAAGGTGCGGGCGCTGCAGCTGGCCTACGAGGTGCTGCGCAAGATGGAGACCCACAAGGTGGTGCTGCCCGACGAG GTCTGCTACCGCATCCTGATGCAGCTGTGCGGGCAGTATGGCGAGCCGGTGCTGTCGGTGCGGGTGCTGCTGGAGATGAAGCGCGCCGGCATCGTCCCCAACACCATCACCTACGGATACTACAACAAG GCGGTGCTGGAGAGCAAGTGGCCGGCCAGCACCCAGGGGGGGCGGCTGCGCTGGGCCAAGCTGCGCAACGTGGTGCTGGGGGCGGCGCAGTTCCGGCAGCCCCtgcggcagcggcagcggcaggcag AGCTCCAggagccccccgcgcccccccggccccgcgccgccctgCAGCGCCAAACCACCTGGGCCGGCCGCAGCCTGCGGgacccccccgcggccccccagCTGGTGAAGAGCGGCAGCCTCAGCTTCCCCCGCGCCGAAGCCACCACTTTGGAAGCAGGAGTCGGACAGA TGCTGCGAGCCCTGGGCgcgccggagcccccccgggtgCGGGACGCGGCGCCCGCCTCGGCCGAGGGCAGCCTGTCGGACGTCAGCTTCGCCACCGACGAGAGCGAGCGGGCAGACGaagcgggggcggcgggggccggcgggggccggcgggAGGCGGAGAGCGGGGGCACGCCGCGGCGGGGGCTGGCGGccaagctgcagcagctgctgtccccCGGCAAGCGACCCTCGCCCCGGCACGCCGCCGACGGCCACGGCGGCCCCCGGGACGGTGGCGGCACCGAGCAGCgggaccgggaccccccccagcgccGCAGCCCCATGGACACCCTGCTGCACCCCCGGGAGCGCCCCGAGTCCACCGCCTCCGAG AGCTCCGTCTCGCTGGGCAGCGAGTTTGACTTCTCGGAGACGTCGCTGGGCAGCCACAAAgccgcggagccccccggggatGTGGCGCAGGAGCCCCCCGCCGTGGAG GTGCTGCTGTCCAGCTGCTCGCGGTGCCAGGGCTGCGGCTCGCTGGTGTACGATGAGGAGGTGATGGCGGGCTGGACCTCGGACGACTCCAACCTCAACACCACCTGCCCCTTCTGCGACCGCGCCTTCGTGCCCTTCCTCAGCATCGAGATCCTGGACTTCCAGCAGGCCCCCAG CGGGGCCGAGGACGGCTCCGTGCCCGCCCCGGCCACGCAGGGCCCCGTGCTCAGCGACCGCCACCGGTGCCTGGCGCTGGACGACGGCGAGCAGgaaccgggaccccccccggggctgtgcaACGGCTGCGCGGAGCAGGCGGCGCGGGGCCCTCCGCGGCGGCAGGAGCGGGTGGCCTTCGCCTACCTGAGCCCGCTGGTGCTGCGCAAGGAGCTGGAGAGCCTGGTGGAGAACGAGGGCAGCGAGTGCCTGGCGCAGGCGGCGCTGGTGGACAGCCACCCCATCCTCTACTGGAACCTGCTCTGGTACTTCCAGcgcctggggctgcccagcaaCCTGCCGCGGCTGCTCCTGGGCTCGCAGCACGTGGCGGCCCCCCCGCAG GCGCAGCCGCCCGACGCCGCCGCCTCGGTCGGGGTGCGCTTGCTGTGGGACGTCCTCGTCCCCGAGCCCGACAGCGTCCCCCCGCTCTACGTGCTCTGGAGGTTTCAca gtaACGTCCCCAGCCGCCTGCAGGCCTGGCAGCACCGCGAGCACCCCTTCTCGCTGGCCTTCCTGGAGGCCGTGCTGCGGCACGTGGGGCTGAGCGAGGTGCACAAGGCCATCGCGCTCTTCCTCGACACGCCGCCCGCGCACGGCGGCCCCCGGCACACGCAGAG gagcatcTACAGGGAGATCCTCTTCCTGATGCTGGCGGCGCTGGGCCGGGAGCACACGGACATCG ccGCCTTCGACAAGAAGTACAAGTCGGCCTACGCCAAGCTGGCGGGCAGCCTGGGCAAGGAGgagctgcggcggcggcgggcgcagccccccagctccaaAGCCATCGACTGCCGCAAGAGCTTCGGGGCCACCCTGGAGTgttag
- the DENND4B gene encoding DENN domain-containing protein 4B isoform X1 — protein sequence MSDEKPPQLVDYFVVAGLTDASRPLEDENQQQRPARPSEPITDVAVIIRSQGEEVPHGFTCIETTTSGHPVDLNAGLLNNPQMFICYKRGRDKLPLIELGVHYEGKDRPKPGYTILDTTPYSRSANLNSGGPGHQRTFLVYRRAAEPQGHNALGVTDICLIMPSKGESTPHTFCRVDKNLNTSMWGPALFLCYKIAMAKANTLVYEAGLLGRYPEQDSESFPLPESVPVFCLPMGATIESWPADTKYPLPVFSTFVLTGASGDKVYGAAIQFHEAFARERLSEKQRLRLGLLSVVDRRPIGGRSVQTRKSICVLSHWPFFDVFRKFLMFIYRYSISGPHVLPLETHISHFMHNVPFPSPQRPRILVQMSPYDNLLLCQPVSSPLPLSGASFLTLLQNLGADNAVTLLVAVLTEQKLLIHSLRPDVLTSVGEALVSMIFPLRWQCPYIPLCPLALADVLSAPVPFVVGIHSSYFDLHEPPKDVIFIDLDTNNIFQSEERKLLSPRALPRRPCKVLLASLHSLSQQLHEMYNKPVEEASLEFLLTDYDLVYGRRKQLELEIRAAFLRFMACLLKGYRSFLQPIAPAPPEKSRETASLFLLQGFLKSRERAYQKFYGQLLRTQLFTQFIEDCSFASDRYTCLEFFDSCVDKVQVELEKPEDVPLMELDDSHGSEHTVFIMPPEEPTGPDGSELPASYCYDGFPTLRPELLEPAQDLLMAQLCQARSSAPSSPAPRRTKQEMKVAQRVAQKYFGVPDMWAKCLLGHCYGLWFIYLPTHVRAAPSKVRALQLAYEVLRKMETHKVVLPDEVCYRILMQLCGQYGEPVLSVRVLLEMKRAGIVPNTITYGYYNKAVLESKWPASTQGGRLRWAKLRNVVLGAAQFRQPLRQRQRQAELQEPPAPPRPRAALQRQTTWAGRSLRDPPAAPQLVKSGSLSFPRAEATTLEAGVGQSEWGRAGQGAPGGARTPPPPPLPPAVLRALGAPEPPRVRDAAPASAEGSLSDVSFATDESERADEAGAAGAGGGRREAESGGTPRRGLAAKLQQLLSPGKRPSPRHAADGHGGPRDGGGTEQRDRDPPQRRSPMDTLLHPRERPESTASESSVSLGSEFDFSETSLGSHKAAEPPGDVAQEPPAVEVLLSSCSRCQGCGSLVYDEEVMAGWTSDDSNLNTTCPFCDRAFVPFLSIEILDFQQAPSGAEDGSVPAPATQGPVLSDRHRCLALDDGEQEPGPPPGLCNGCAEQAARGPPRRQERVAFAYLSPLVLRKELESLVENEGSECLAQAALVDSHPILYWNLLWYFQRLGLPSNLPRLLLGSQHVAAPPQAQPPDAAASVGVRLLWDVLVPEPDSVPPLYVLWRFHSNVPSRLQAWQHREHPFSLAFLEAVLRHVGLSEVHKAIALFLDTPPAHGGPRHTQRSIYREILFLMLAALGREHTDIAAFDKKYKSAYAKLAGSLGKEELRRRRAQPPSSKAIDCRKSFGATLEC from the exons ATGTCGGACGAGAAGCCCCCGCAGCTGGTGGACTACTTCGTGGTGGCCGGACTGACGGACGCCTCGCGGCCGCTGGAGGACGAGAACCAGCagcagcgcccggcccggcccagcgAGCCCATCACCGACGTGGCCGTCATCATCCGCTCGCAGGGCGAGGAGGTGCCGCACGGCTTCACCTGCATCGAGACCACCACCTCGGGGCACCCCGTGGACCTCAACGCCGGGCTGCTCAACAACCCGCAGATGTTCATCTGCTACAAGCGGGGCCGGGACAAGCTGCCCCTCATCGAGCTGGG GGTGCACTACGAGGGGAAGGACCGTCCCAAGCCGGGCTACACCATCCTGGACACGACGCCCTACAGCCGCTCGGCCAACCTCAACTCGGGGGGCCCGGGGCACCAGCGCACCTTCCTGGTGTACCGGCGGGCGGCCGAGCCCCAGGGCCACAACGCGCTGGGGGTGACCGACATCTGCCTCATCATGCCCAGCAAGGGCGAGAGCACCCCGCACACCTTCTGCCGCGTGGACAAGAACCTCAACACCAGCATG TGGGGCCCGGCCTTGTTCCTGTGCTACAAGATCGCCATGGCCAAGGCCAACACGCTGGTGTACGAAGCAG GGCTGCTGGGGCGCTACCCCGAGCAGGACAGCGAGTCCTTCCCGCTGCCCGAGTCCGTGCCCGTCTTCTGCCTGCCCATGGGCGCCACCATCGAGAGCTGGCCGGCCGACACCAAGTACCCGCTGCCCGTCTTCTCCACCTTCGTGCTGACCGGCGCCTCGGGCGACAAG GTCTACGGGGCCGCCATCCAGTTCCACGAAGCCTTCGCCCGCGAGCGGCTGTCGGAGAAGCAGCGGCTGCGGCTGGGGCTGCTGAGCGTGGTGGACCGGCGGCCCATCGGCGGCCGCTCGGTGCAGACCCGCAAGAGCATCTGCGTCCTCTCCCACTGGCCCTTCTTCGACGTCTTCCGCAAGTTCCTCATGTTCATCTACCGCTACTCCATCTCGGGGCCCCACGTGCTGCCCCTGGAGAC GCACATCTCGCACTTCATGCACAACGTCCCCTTCCcgtccccgcagcgcccgcgCATCCTGGTGCAG ATGTCCCCGTACGACaacctgctgctgtgccagcccGTGTCCTCCCCGCTGCCGCTCAG cgGGGCCAGCTTCCTGACGCTGCTGCAGAACCTGGGTGCCGACAACGCGGTGACGCTGCTGGTGGCCGTGCTGACCGAGCAGAAGCTGCTCATCCACTCGCTGCGCCCCGACGTGCTCACCAGCGTGGGCGAAGCCCTGGTCTCG aTGATCTTCCCCCTGCGCTGGCAGTGCCCCTACATCCCGCTGTGCCCGCTGGCGCTGGCTGACGTGCTGAGTGCCCCCGTGCCCTTCGTTGTAGGCATCCACTCCAGCTACTTCGACCTCCACGAGCCCCCCAAGGACGTCATCTTCATCGACCTGGACACCAACAACATCTTCCA gagcgaGGAGCGCAAGCTGCTGTCCCCGCGGGCGCTGCCCCGCCGGCCCTGCAAGGTGCTGCTGGCCTCGCTGCACAGcctgtcccagcagctgcacGAGA TGTACAACAAGCCTGTGGAGGAGGCGTCGCTGGAGTTCCTGCTGACCGACTACGACCTGGTGTACGGGCGGCgcaagcagctggagctggagatCCGGGCGGCGTTCCTGCGCTTCATGGCCTGCCTGCTCAAGGGCTACCgctccttcctgcagcccatcgcccccgcgccccccgagAAGAGCCGCGAGACCGCCAGCCTCTTCCTGCTGCAgg gcttCCTGAAGTCGCGGGAGCGGGCCTACCAGAAGTTCTACGGGCAGCTGCTGCGCACGCAGCTCTTCACGCAGTTCATCGAGGACTGCTCCTTCGCCAGCGACCGCTACACCTGCCTCGAGTTCTTCGACAGCTGCGTGGACAAG gtgcaggtgGAGCTGGAGAAGCCGGAGGACGTCCCCTTGATGGAGCTGGACGACTCGCACGGCAGCGAGCACACCGTCTTCATCATGCCCCCCGAGGAGCCCACCGGCCCCGACGGCAGCGAGCTGCCCGCCTCCTACTG ctacGACGGCTTCCCCACGCTGCGCCCCGAGCTGCTGGAGCCCGCGCAGGACCTGCTGATGGCGCAGCTGTGCCAGGCGCGGAGCAGCGCGCccagcagcccggccccgcgccggaCCAAGCAG GAGATGAAGGTGGCCCAGCGCGTGGCGCAGAAGTACTTCGGGGTGCCCGACATGTGGGCCAAGTGCCTGCTGGGCCACTGCTACGGGCTGTGGTTCATCTACCTGCCCACCCACGTGCGCGCCGCCCCCTCCAAGGTGCGGGCGCTGCAGCTGGCCTACGAGGTGCTGCGCAAGATGGAGACCCACAAGGTGGTGCTGCCCGACGAG GTCTGCTACCGCATCCTGATGCAGCTGTGCGGGCAGTATGGCGAGCCGGTGCTGTCGGTGCGGGTGCTGCTGGAGATGAAGCGCGCCGGCATCGTCCCCAACACCATCACCTACGGATACTACAACAAG GCGGTGCTGGAGAGCAAGTGGCCGGCCAGCACCCAGGGGGGGCGGCTGCGCTGGGCCAAGCTGCGCAACGTGGTGCTGGGGGCGGCGCAGTTCCGGCAGCCCCtgcggcagcggcagcggcaggcag AGCTCCAggagccccccgcgcccccccggccccgcgccgccctgCAGCGCCAAACCACCTGGGCCGGCCGCAGCCTGCGGgacccccccgcggccccccagCTGGTGAAGAGCGGCAGCCTCAGCTTCCCCCGCGCCGAAGCCACCACTTTGGAAGCAGGAGTCGGACAGAGTgagtggggccgggccgggcagggggcgccggggggggcccggacccccccaccgccccctctgccccccgcAGTGCTGCGAGCCCTGGGCgcgccggagcccccccgggtgCGGGACGCGGCGCCCGCCTCGGCCGAGGGCAGCCTGTCGGACGTCAGCTTCGCCACCGACGAGAGCGAGCGGGCAGACGaagcgggggcggcgggggccggcgggggccggcgggAGGCGGAGAGCGGGGGCACGCCGCGGCGGGGGCTGGCGGccaagctgcagcagctgctgtccccCGGCAAGCGACCCTCGCCCCGGCACGCCGCCGACGGCCACGGCGGCCCCCGGGACGGTGGCGGCACCGAGCAGCgggaccgggaccccccccagcgccGCAGCCCCATGGACACCCTGCTGCACCCCCGGGAGCGCCCCGAGTCCACCGCCTCCGAG AGCTCCGTCTCGCTGGGCAGCGAGTTTGACTTCTCGGAGACGTCGCTGGGCAGCCACAAAgccgcggagccccccggggatGTGGCGCAGGAGCCCCCCGCCGTGGAG GTGCTGCTGTCCAGCTGCTCGCGGTGCCAGGGCTGCGGCTCGCTGGTGTACGATGAGGAGGTGATGGCGGGCTGGACCTCGGACGACTCCAACCTCAACACCACCTGCCCCTTCTGCGACCGCGCCTTCGTGCCCTTCCTCAGCATCGAGATCCTGGACTTCCAGCAGGCCCCCAG CGGGGCCGAGGACGGCTCCGTGCCCGCCCCGGCCACGCAGGGCCCCGTGCTCAGCGACCGCCACCGGTGCCTGGCGCTGGACGACGGCGAGCAGgaaccgggaccccccccggggctgtgcaACGGCTGCGCGGAGCAGGCGGCGCGGGGCCCTCCGCGGCGGCAGGAGCGGGTGGCCTTCGCCTACCTGAGCCCGCTGGTGCTGCGCAAGGAGCTGGAGAGCCTGGTGGAGAACGAGGGCAGCGAGTGCCTGGCGCAGGCGGCGCTGGTGGACAGCCACCCCATCCTCTACTGGAACCTGCTCTGGTACTTCCAGcgcctggggctgcccagcaaCCTGCCGCGGCTGCTCCTGGGCTCGCAGCACGTGGCGGCCCCCCCGCAG GCGCAGCCGCCCGACGCCGCCGCCTCGGTCGGGGTGCGCTTGCTGTGGGACGTCCTCGTCCCCGAGCCCGACAGCGTCCCCCCGCTCTACGTGCTCTGGAGGTTTCAca gtaACGTCCCCAGCCGCCTGCAGGCCTGGCAGCACCGCGAGCACCCCTTCTCGCTGGCCTTCCTGGAGGCCGTGCTGCGGCACGTGGGGCTGAGCGAGGTGCACAAGGCCATCGCGCTCTTCCTCGACACGCCGCCCGCGCACGGCGGCCCCCGGCACACGCAGAG gagcatcTACAGGGAGATCCTCTTCCTGATGCTGGCGGCGCTGGGCCGGGAGCACACGGACATCG ccGCCTTCGACAAGAAGTACAAGTCGGCCTACGCCAAGCTGGCGGGCAGCCTGGGCAAGGAGgagctgcggcggcggcgggcgcagccccccagctccaaAGCCATCGACTGCCGCAAGAGCTTCGGGGCCACCCTGGAGTgttag